A stretch of Cicer arietinum cultivar CDC Frontier isolate Library 1 chromosome 5, Cicar.CDCFrontier_v2.0, whole genome shotgun sequence DNA encodes these proteins:
- the LOC101514158 gene encoding callose synthase 5 — protein sequence MSSLEHPQQTLTRRPSRSAAMTTFSMEVFDNDVVVPSSLASITPILRVANEIESERPRVAYLCRFYAFEKAHRLDQSSSGRGVRQFKTLLLQRLERDNETSLEARAKKTDAREIQAYYQQYYENYVKALDQGEQADRAQLGKAYQTAGVLFEVLCAVNKTEKVEEVAPEIIAAARDVQEKTEIYAPFNILPLDSAGASQPIMQLEEIKAAVSALWNTRGLNWPSSFEQPHQRTGDLDLLDWLRAMFGFQKDNVRNQREHLILLLANSHIRLHPKAEPLNKLDDRAVNSVMNGLFKNYKTWCKFLGRKHSLRLPQGQQEIQQRKLLYMGLYLLIWGEASNLRFMPECLCYIFHNMAYELHGLLAGNVSIVTGENIKPSYGGDDEAFLRKVITPIYRVIRTEAEKSKDGTAPHSAWCNYDDLNEYFWSPDCFSLGWPMRDDGEFFKSTFNSTQGRKGAQTKTGRIGKSNFVETRSFWNLFRTFDRLWTFYLLGLQALFIIAWGDISVTQLFHKDVLYKLSSIFITAAILRLLQSILDLALNFPGFHRWRFTDVLRNVLKVIVSLLWVIVLPLFYVHSFDGAPEFIKKLLSFFHQSKGIPSLYVLAIAVYLLPNLLAAVLFLFPMFRRWIENSDWHIFRLLLWWSQPRIYVGRGMHESQFTLLKYTLFWVLLLAAKFSFSFFVQIKPLVKPTKDIMSIRHVDFGWHEFFPNAQHNYGAVAALWAPVLMVYFMDTQIWYAIFSTVCGGVLGAFDRLGEIRTLSMLRSRFQSLPGAFNTYLVPTDKRKKKGFTLSKGFAEITASRRSEAAKFAQLWNEVICSFREEDIISDREMDLLMVPYSSDPSLKIIQWPPFMLASKIPIALDMAAQFRGKDSDLWKRICADEYMKCGVIECYESFKHILNTLVVGEAEKRTISLIIKEIENSISKNTILTNFRMVFLPSLCKKFVELVEILKDADSSKRDTVVVLLQDMLEVCTRDMMVNEISELAELNLSSKDTGRQLFAGSDAKPALLFPPVATSQWEEQIRRLHLLLTVKESAIEIPTNLEARRRIAFFTNSLFMDMPRAPRVRKMLSFSVLTPYYSEETVYSKNDLEVENEDGVSIIYYLQKIYPDEWNNFMERLDCKKDSEVWEKDENILQLRHWASLRGQTLCRTVRGMMYYRRALKLQAFLDMANEKEILDGYKAVIVPSEEDKKSHRSLYASLEAVADMKFTYVATCQNYGNQKRSGDRRATDILNLMVNNPSLRVAYIDEVEEREGGKVQKVYYSVLVKAVDNHDQEIYRIKLPGPAKLGEGKPENQNHAIIFTRGEALQTIDMNQDNYLEEALKMRNLLEEFNEDHGVRRPTILGVREHIFTGSVSSLAWFMSNQETSFVTIGQRVLARPLKVRFHYGHPDVFDRIFHITRGGMSKASRGIHLSEDIFAGFNSTLRRGNITHHEYIQVGKGRDVGLNQISLFEAKVACGNGEQILSRDVYRLGHRFDFFRMLSFYFTTIGFYTSSMVVVLTSYAFLYGKLYLSLSGFEAAIVKFARRTGDDTLKAAIASQSLVQIGLLMTLPMVMEIGLERGFRTALGDFIIMQLQLAPVFFTFSLGTKMHYFGRTLLHGGAKYRATGRGFVVRHEKFADNYRMYSRSHFVKGMELTMLLICYKIYGAATPDSAAYGLLSWSMWFLVCSWLFAPFLFNPSGFEWQKIVEDWDDWNKWISNRGGIGVPSNKSWESWWDEEQEHLQHTGFIGRICEILLSLRFFVYQYGIVYHLNVARGDKSIVVYALSWLVIVAVMVILKIVSMGRKQFSADFQLMFRLLKLFLFIGAMVALGLMFTLLSLTVGDIFASLLAFLPTAWAIILIAQSCRPLVKGIGMWGSVKALARGYEYLMAVIIFTPVAILAWFPFVSEFQTRLLFNQAFSRGLQIQRILAGGKKNK from the exons ATGTCGAGTCTCGAGCATCCACAACAGACGCTGACTCGACGACCGTCGAGAAGCGCAGCCATGACTACCTTCTCGATGGAGGTTTTCGACAATGACGTTGTTGTCCCTTCCTCACTCGCTTCTATCACGCCTATTCTCCGTGTGGCTAATGAGATTGAAAGCGAACGTCCAAGGGTTGCCTATCTAT GTCGTTTCTATGCGTTCGAGAAGGCACACCGGTTGGATCAAAGCTCAAGTGGACGTGGTGTGAGGCAGTTTAAAACACTATTGCTACAACGATTGGAGAGG GACAATGAGACCAGTCTTGAGGCTAGGGCTAAGAAGACTGATGCAAGAGAAATTCAGGCTTATTATCAGCAATACTATGAGAATTATGTCAAAGCACTTGACCAAGGAGAGCAGGCAGACAG AGCACAGCTTGGTAAAGCTTACCAGACTGCTGGTGTGCTTTTTGAAGTGCTTTGTGCTGTTAACAAGACTGAGAAAGTCGAAGAAGTTGCTCCCGAG ATCATTGCAGCTGCTAGAGATGTCCAAGAAAAGACGGAAATCTATgccccttttaacattcttccgTTGGATTCTGCCGGGGCTTCTCAGCCTATTATGCAGCTTGAAGAG ATTAAGGCAGCTGTTTCTGCGCTTTGGAATACTCGTGGCTTGAACTGGCCTAGTTCATTCGAGCAACCTCACCAGAGAACTGGAGATTTGGATCTGCTTGATTGGCTCAGAGCCATGTTTGGGTTCCAG AAAGACAACGTTAGGAACCAGAGAGAGCATTTGATTCTACTTCTAGCTAACTCTCATATAAGGCTACACCCCAAAGCTGAGCCTCTCAACAAG CTTGATGATCGCGCGGTTAATTCAGTGATGAATGGTCTCTTTAAGAATTACAAGACATGGTGCAAATTTTTGGGACGAAAACATAGTTTACG ACTTCCTCAAGGTCAGCAAGAGATACAGCAGAGGAAGTTGCTTTATATGGGGCTGTATCTTCTCATATGGGGTGAAGCATCCAATCTTCGCTTCATGCCTGAGTGTCTGTGCTACATATTTCACAAT ATGGCATATGAACTTCATGGTTTATTGGCCGGAAATGTCAGCATTGTTACTGGTGAAAACATCAAACCTTCTTATGGTGGTGATGATGAGGCATTCTTGCGCAAGGTTATAACTCCCATATACAGAGTAATTCGAACG GAAGCTGAGAAGAGCAAAGATGGAACAGCTCCTCACTCAGCCTGGTGCAACTATGATGATTTAAATGAGTATTTCTG GTCACCTGATTGCTTTTCTCTTGGATGGCCCATGCGCGATGATggtgaattttttaaatcaacatTTAACTCGACACAG GGAAGAAAGGGTGCTCAGACAAAAACCGGAAGAATTGGCAAATCAAATTTTGTTGAGACCCGATCATTCTGGAACCTCTTCCGCACTTTTGATCGTCTTTGGACCTTTTATTTACTGGGGTTGCAG GCGTTGTTCATAATTGCATGGGGAGATATTTCAGTGACGCAATTATTTCACAAAGATGTCTTATATAAGCTCTCTAGCATATTCATCACAGCAGCCATTCTTCGTTTACTTCAAA gtATCTTGGACCTGGCTCTGAACTTTCCTGGCTTTCATCGCTGGAGATTCACTGATGTGCTAAGAAATGTTCTCAAAGTCATTGTCAGTCTTCTTTGGGTTATTGTTCTTCCATTATTCTATGTGCATTCCTTCGACGGTGCCCCGGAGTTTATCAAGAAGTTGCTTTCCTTTTTTCATCAATCGAAAGGGATTCCATCATTGTATGTTTTAGCAATTGCAGTGTATCTGCTCCCAAATTTACTAGCAGCAGTTCTCTTTCTTTTCCCCATGTTCAGGCGTTGGATCGAAAACTCAGACTGGCACATATTTAGACTCCTCTTATGGTGGTCACAG CCAAGAATCTATGTCGGACGAGGAATGCACGAGAGCCAATTTACTCTTCTAAA gTACACTCTTTTCTGGGTGCTCCTTTTGGCTGCGAAATTTTCTTTCAGCTTCTTTGTCCAG ATCAAGCCTCTTGTTAAGCCAACTAAGGATATAATGAGCATTCGACATGTTGATTTTGGCTGGCACGAGTTTTTTCCAAATG CTCAACATAACTATGGTGCAGTTGCTGCACTCTGGGCTCCTGTACTTATG GTTTATTTCATGGACACCCAAATTTGGTATGCCATCTTCTCAACTGTGTGTGGCGGTGTTCTTGGAGCCTTCGACCGTCTAGGAGAG ATACGCACTCTGAGCATGCTAAGGTCACGGTTTCAGTCATTGCCTGGTGCATTCAACACATACTTGGTTCCTACTGACAAGAGAAAGAAAAAGGGATTCACCCTCTCAAAAGGATTTGCTGAG ATTACTGCAAGCAGAAGGAGTGAAGCTGCTAAATTTGCCCAATTATGGAACGAAGTTATTTGCAGTTTCCGCGAGGAAGATATTATAAGTGATAGG GAAATGGATCTTTTGATGGTTCCTTACTCATCAGATCCTAGCCTGAAAATAATTCAATGGCCACCATTTATGCTTGCAAGCAAG ATTCCTATTGCACTAGATATGGCAGCTCAATTTCGAGGAAAGGACTCTGATCTTTGGAAACGCATATGTGCAGATGAGTATATGAAATGTGGCGTGATTGAATGCTATGAGTCTTTCAAACATATTTTGAATACTTTAGTGGTTGGAGAAGCTGAGAAAAG GACAATCTCTCTCATcataaaggaaattgaaaacAGCATCTCTAAAAATACAATTCTTACAAATTTCCGAATGGTATTTTTGCCTTCCCTTTGCAAGAAATTTGTAGAGCTTGTGGAAATTTTG AAAGATGCAGATTCATCCAAGCGCGACACAGTGGTGGTGTTGTTGCAAGACATGTTAGAAGTGTGTACTCGTGATATGATGGTGAATGAAATCAG CGAATTAGCAGAACTTAATCTTAGTAGCAAGGATACTGGAAGGCAACTTTTTGCTGGTTCTGATGCAAAACCCGCTCTACTCTTCCCTCCAGTGGCTACATCACAATGGGAGGAACAG ATCAGGCGTCTTCACTTACTGTTGACGGTGAAGGAGTCTGCCATTGAGATTCCAACAAACCTTGAAGCACGCAGAAGGATTGCATTCTTTACCAATTCGCTGTTCATGGATATGCCTCGTGCTCCTAGAGTTCGTAAAATGCTCTCGTTCAG TGTCCTAACTCCATACTACAGCGAAGAGACTGTCTACTCGAAGAATGACCTTGAGGTTGAAAATGAAGATGGTGTGTCAATCATATATTACCTGCAGAAGATATACCCTG ATGAGTGGAATAACTTCATGGAACGACTTGATTGTAAGAAAGATAGTGAGGTATGGGAAAAGGATGAAAATATATTGCAGCTACGTCACTGGGCCTCATTACGAGGGCAAACACTTTGCAGGACAG TTAGGGGAATGATGTACTACCGGAGGGCTCTTAAGCTCCAGGCTTTTCTTGATATGGCTAATGAAAAGG AGATACTTGATGGATATAAAGCTGTTATCGTTCCATCTGAGGAAGATAAAAAGAGTCACAGATCACTATATGCTAGTTTAGAGGCTGTAGCTGACATGAAATTTACATACGTTGCTACCTGTCAGAACTACGGGAATCAGAAGCGTAGTGGAGACCGTCGTGCAACAGACATCCTGAACTTGATGGTTAA CAATCCCTCGCTTCGTGTGGCATATATTGATGAGGTTGAAGAAAGAGAAGGAGGAAAAGTACAGAAAGTTTATTACTCTGTATTGGTCAAAGCTGTGGACAATCATGACCAA gAAATATATAGAATAAAACTGCCAGGTCCAGCGAAGTTAGGTGAAGGCAAACCTGAAAATCAAAACCATGCAATCATTTTTACTAGAGGAGAAGCTCTTCAGACAATCGACATGAACCAG GATAATTACTTGGAAGAAGCTTTGAAAATGCGTAACCTTCTGGAGGAATTTAATGAGGACCATGGAGTGCGCCGACCTACTATATTAGGTGTTCGTGAGCATATCTTCACTGGCAG TGTTTCTTCCTTGGCTTGGTTTATGTCAAATCAAGAAACAAGCTTTGTCACAATTGGTCAAAGAGTTCTTGCAAGACCCCTGAA GGTACGATTTCACTATGGTCATCCAGATGTTTTTGATAGAATTTTCCACATTACCCGTGGAGGGATGAGTAAGGCTTCTCGTGGAATCCATTTGAGTGAGGATATTTTTGCCG GATTCAACTCAACACTACGACGTGGGAATATTACTCATCATGAATACATCCAAGTCGGAAAGGGTAGAGATGTTGGCCTCAATCAGATCTCACTTTTTGAAGCAAAGGTGGCTTGCGGTAATGGAGAGCAAATACTAAGCAGAGACGTCTACAGGCTGGGGCATCGTTTTGACTTTTTCCGCATgctatcattttattttacgaCCATTGGATTTTATACCAGCTCAATG GTTGTAGTCCTTACGTCTTATGCTTTCCTATATGGCAAACTGTACCTGTCATTAAGTGGATTTGAGGCTGCAATAGTGAAGTTTGCTAGGAGAACAGGAGATGATACATTAAAGGCTGCAATTGCTTCACAGTCACTTGTCCAAATAGGACTTCTGATGACTTTGCCCATGGTCATGGAAATTGGATTAGAGAGAGGGTTCAGAACTGCTCTAGGTGACTTCATAATAATGCAGTTACAGCTTGCACCTGTTTTCTTCACTTTCTCGCTTGGAACAAAAATGCACTATTTTGGACGCACTCTTCTTCACGGAGGGGCAAAATACAGAGCCACTGGACGTGGATTTGTTGTTCGCCATGAAAAGTTTGCAGACAATTACAGGATGTACTCTAGGAGTCACTTTGTCAAAGGGATGGAGCTCACAATGTTGCTCATTTGTTATAAGATTTATGGAGCAGCAACACCTGATTCAGCAGCATATGGTCTTCTCTCATGGTCAATGTGGTTCTTGGTTTGTTCTTGGTTGTTTGCTCCTTTCCTTTTTAATCCATCAGGATTTGAGTGGCAGAAGATAGTTGAGGACTGGGATGATTGGAATAAATGGATTAGTAATAGAGGTGGTATTGGTGTTCCTTCAAACAAGAGTTGGGAGTCATGGTGGGACGAGGAACAGGAGCATCTGCAGCACACTGGCTTTATTGGGCGGATTTGTGAGATTCTTCTTTCCTTGCGTTTCTTCGTCTATCAGTATGGTATTGTGTATCATCTAAATGTAGCCAGAGGAGACAAGAGCATTGTG GTTTATGCTCTTTCCTGGTTAGTAATAGTAGCTGTCATGGTTATCTTGAAG ATTGTGTCCATGGGTAGAAAGCAGTTCAGTGCAGATTTCCAGTTGATGTTTCGTCTTCTCAAATTGTTTCTGTTTATTGGAGCCATGGTTGCCTTGGGCCTAATGTTTACTCTGCTTAGTCTCACTGTTGGAGACATCTTTGCCAGCCTCCTCGCCTTTTTGCCAACAGCATGGGCAATTATACTG ATAGCACAATCATGCAGGCCATTGGTGAAGGGCATTGGAATGTGGGGATCAGTTAAAGCTTTAGCTAGGGGCTACGAATACCTGATGGCAGTGATTATTTTTACACCTGTGGCCATATTGGCATGGTTCCCCTTTGTTTCAGAATTCCAAACTAGGCTGCTATTCAACCAAGCATTCAGTAGAGGACTTCAAATCCAGCGTATTCTGGCCGGTGGCAAGAAGAATAAGTAA
- the NAC42 gene encoding NAC domain-containing protein 82 isoform X1 — MAETKLIPGFRFHPTDVELVMYFLKRKVMGRKFPYDVIAELDIYKYAPWDLPDKSLLKSGDLKWYFFSPTGKKYSTGGRMNRATEIGYWKTTGKDRSIEHKNQVVGMIRTLVFHTGKSHKGDRTDWVMHEFRLEDKYLTDKGIPQNSYVICRVFQKEGPGPRNGAQYGKPFNEKDWDSEEEVDCPQPVPVAAVSAPAPILPSSCHISVANDMHPTTSGCIGLASSSYLSRVMPSGVTHPSAPSNQVDDDILSMLASFKDDNDTSAKNENNGSEKVDNSGQANNAEGAPYLDPNEIFESLGDLDSLIGLDEGDGFSYGQKDEYTKNEMPSTSNVSLFCDPQHDFLELTDLEAPLF; from the exons ATGGCGGAAACAAAATTGATTCCAGGGTTTCGATTTCATCCCACTGACGTTGAGCTGGTTATGTATTTTCTGAAGAGGAAGGTTATGGGTAGAAAATTCCCTTATGATGTCATTGCTGAACTTGACATTTACAAGTATGCTCCATGGGATCTACCAG ATAAATCTTTGCTCAAAAGTGGAGATTTGAAATGGTACTTTTTTAGTCCTACAGGAAAGAAATATTCCACTGGAGGGAGGATGAATCGGGCGACAGAAATTGGGTACTGGAAGACTACTGGAAAGGATAGATCAATTGAACATAAGAATCAAGTCGTGGGGATGATAAGAACATTGGTGTTTCACACTGGCAAATCCCATAAAGGAGACCGAACCGACTGGGTTATGCATGAATTCAGACTTGAAGACAAGTACCTAACTGACAAAGGCATTCCACAG AATTCCTATGTGATTTGTAGGGTATTTCAAAAGGAAGGTCCTGGTCCCAGGAATGGTGCACAGTATGGAAAACCATTTAATGAGAAAGACTGGGACAGTGAAGAGGAAGTTGATTGTCCTCAACCTGTCCCTGTTGCTGCTGTCTCTGCACCAGCCCCCATTCTACCTAGCTCATGCCATATCTCTGTAGCAAATGACATGCATCCCACGACAAGTGGATGCATTGGACTGGCCTCTTCATCATATCTATCAAGGGTGATGCCCTCTGGCGTGACACACCCTTCAGCTCCAAGCAATCAAGTTGATGATGACATTTTATCCATGCTTGCTAGTTTCAAAGATGATAACGATACATCAGCCAAGAATGAAAACAATGGATCTGAG AAGGTAGATAATTCTGGTCAGGCAAACAATGCTGAAGGTGCACCATATTTAGATCCAAATGAGATTTTCGAGAGCTTGGGAGATCTTGACAGCTTGATTGGATTGGATGAAGGAGACGGCTTTTCATATGGCCAAAAAGATGAATATACTAAAAACGAAATGCCTTCTACTAGCAATGTATCTTTGTTTTGCGACCCTCAACACGATTTCTTGGAGTTGACTGACCTAGAGGCGCCATTGTTCTAG
- the LOC101513285 gene encoding uncharacterized protein, which translates to MSKIRYILRGLDVKSYIYVLVVPICIFVIFVHGQNISYFLRPLWEKPQKPFKVIPHYYNNNVTMENLCKLHGWGVRDYPRRVYDAVLFSNELELLTLRWKELYPYVAEFVLLESNSTFTGMPKPFVFNSNREQFRFIEPRLTYGTIGGRLKKGQSPFVEEAYQRVALDHLLKIAGISDDDLLIMSDVDEIPSAHTINLLRWCNEIPSIMHLQLKNYLYSFEFRLDDKSWRASVHRYQTGKTRYAHYRQSDNMLADAGWHCSFCFRRISDFIFKMKAYSHYDRVRFSHFLNPDRIQKLICEGADLFDMFPEEYTFRDIIGKMGSIPHSYSAVHLPAFLLENADNYKFLLPGNCMRDR; encoded by the exons ATGTCAAAAATCCGCTACATTTTGCGTGGTTTGGATGTGAAAAGCTATATATACGTCTTGGTTGTTCCAATATGCATCTTTGTAATATTTGTACATGGACAAAATATCTCTTACTTTCTACGGCCACTATGGGAAAAACCACAAAAACCATTCAAAGTGATTCctcattattataataataatgttaccATGGAGAATCTTTGCAAACTTCATGGTTGGGGAGTTCGTGACTACCCAAGACGTGTTTATGATGCTGTGTTGTTTAGTAACGAGTTGGAATTACTCACACTGCGTTGGAAAGAATTGTACCCTTATGTTGCTGAATTTGTGCTCCTTGAGTCAAACTCTACATTTACTGGAATGCCTAAGCCTTTTGTTTTCAATAGCAATAGGGAACAATTTAGATTTATTGAGCCAAGGTTAACTTATGGGACTATTGGAGGGAGACTTAAGAAAGGGCAAAGCCCTTTTGTTGAGGAGGCATATCAACGTGTAGCATTGGATCATCTTCTTAAGATTGCAG GTATATCAGATGATGACTTATTGATCATGTCTGACGTGGATGAGATACCAAGTGCTCACACTATTAATCTCTTGAGGTGGTGTAATGAAATACCTTCAATCATGCATCTACAACTGAAGAATTATCTCTATTCATTTGAGTTTCGTCTAGATGATAAGAGTTGGAGGGCTTCAGTTCACAG GTATCAGACGGGCAAGACAAGATATGCACATTATCGTCAATCTGATAACATGTTGGCAGATGCTGGTTGGCATTGTAGCTTTTGCTTCCGTCGAATAagtgatttcatttttaagatGAAAGCTTATAGCCATTATGACAGAGTTAGATTCTCACATTTTTTAAATCCTGATAGAATTCAGAAACTAATTTGTGAAGGGGCTGATCTATTTGATATGTTTCCTGAGGAGTACACATTCAGGGATATTATTGGTAAAATGGGTTCAATACCACATTCATATTCTGCAGTTCACCTTCCTGCTTTTCTTTTGGAAAATGCAGACAACTATAAATTTCTCTTACCTGGAAATTGTATGAGAGATAGATGA
- the LOC101513811 gene encoding BTB/POZ domain-containing protein At2g13690, producing MESSYRRRHRTWCCSFAVPPSSPDNPPIKARKPKPDPQSKPNNFSSVPNSPQSSKSTSRIVARIDPRRILSPGRVSPIEDAVLDPSPLLDSAPQLRSRSFRAPIAAPVPPPPMNSGVGDCFDVRMSLRGKNGGCVVLELNSGVLCANSEVFAGLIGDYRKGGSSNSLSGGGSSKMCRIEVPEVDNLGVFRETIELMFEDDVPKRLLNIGVYRSIDVLEVSAGIMFTKGVLSCLQYLEAVPWTEEEEEKLRNLFTRFKFDDETTRDILGRLYLHDSDDSQPNVARQLVWSITTCVNVNARNELKSLVKGLLCKSSVYEKNHHLDLSKEDLYSVCHSCLGSLITLFEEASSTISPERSTKKDTNKPLIERISRQVDNINWLLEIMLDGQIAEDFVDIWADQHQLLKMHDNASPMVRYELSRVSAILFVAMATRKLQCRLEARSGLLQSWFAPMLLDFGWLQRCRKGLDIKVLQEAMGQALLTLPLKQQHTLFMEWFHHFSRHGTECPNLSKAFQIWWRRSFLRGSETYAIESR from the exons ATGGAGTCTTCTTATCGTCGCCGACACAGAACATGGTGTTGTTCTTTCGCAGTTCCACCTTCAAGTCCAGATAACCCACCCATCAAAGCCCGTAAGCCCAAACCAGACCCCCAATCAAAGCCCAACAACTTCTCCTCCGTTCCAAACTCCCCTCAGAGCTCCAAATCAACTTCCCGCATTGTCGCTCGAATCGACCCTCGCCGGATCTTATCTCCGGGAAGAGTCTCCCCCATCGAAGACGCCGTTCTTGATCCCTCTCCGCTTCTCGATTCGGCACCTCAGTTAAGATCTCGAAGCTTCCGTGCGCCTATCGCCGCTCCCGTTCCACCGCCGCCGATGAACTCCGGCGTCGGCGACTGTTTTGACGTCAGGATGAGTTTGAGAGGGAAAAATGGAGGCTGTGTTGTTCTTGAGCTTAATTCCGGGGTTCTTTGCGCTAATTCGGAGGTTTTTGCTGGATTAATTGGGGATTATAGAAAAGGGGGTTCTTCAAATTCTTTGAGTGGTGGTGGTAGTAGCAAAATGTGTAGAATAGAGGTTCCTGAAGTTGATAATTTGGGAGTTTTTAGAGAAACAATTGAGCTTATGTTTGAAGATGATGTTCCCAAAAGGCTTCTCAATATTGGTGTTTATCGATCCATTGATGTTTTGGAG GTGTCTGCAGGCATCATGTTTACAAAGGGTGTTTTGTCCTGTTTACAATACCTTGAGGCTGTTCCTTGGacagaagaggaagaagagaaattGAGGAACCTATTCACAAGATTTAAGTTTGATGATGAAACTACAAGGGACATTCTTGGAAGGCTTTACTTGCACGATTCAGATGATTCCCAGCCAAATGTAGCCCGACAACTCGTTTGGTCCATAACCACTTGTGTCAATGTCAATGCAAGAAATGAATTGAAATCACTAGTTAAGGGTCTTCTTTGCAAAAGCTCAGTGTATGAGAAAAACCATCATCTTGATCTAAGCAAAGAGGATCTTTATTCGGTTTGCCACTCATGTCTTGGCTCACTGATCACCCTCTTTGAGGAGGCATCTAGCACCATCTCTCCCGAAAGGTCGACAAAGAAAGATACAAATAAACCACTGATCGAACGCATCTCAAGACAGGTTGATAACATCAACTGGTTACTGGAAATCATGCTTGACGGACAAATAGCAGAGGATTTTGTAGATATATGGGCCGATCAGCACCAACTTCTTAAAATGCATGATAATGCATCCCCAATGGTTAGATATGAACTCAGTAGAGTTTCAGCGATTCTGTTTGTTGCCATGGCTACGAGAAAATTGCAATGCCGGTTGGAAGCTAGATCGGGGCTTCTACAATCATGGTTTGCGCCCATGTTGTTAGACTTTGGTTGGCTGCAAAGATGCAGAAAAGGGCTTGATATAAAGGTTTTGCAAGAGGCTATGGGTCAGGCACTTCTTACTTTGCCTCTAAAGCAACAACACACTTTGTTCATGGAATGGTTTCACCACTTCTCAAGACATGGCACTGAATGTCCTAATCTAAGCAAAGCATTCCAAATTTGGTGGCGTAGATCATTTTTAAGAGGCTCAGAAACTTACGCCATTGAATCAAG GTAA
- the NAC42 gene encoding NAC domain-containing protein 82 isoform X2, with product MYFLKRKVMGRKFPYDVIAELDIYKYAPWDLPDKSLLKSGDLKWYFFSPTGKKYSTGGRMNRATEIGYWKTTGKDRSIEHKNQVVGMIRTLVFHTGKSHKGDRTDWVMHEFRLEDKYLTDKGIPQNSYVICRVFQKEGPGPRNGAQYGKPFNEKDWDSEEEVDCPQPVPVAAVSAPAPILPSSCHISVANDMHPTTSGCIGLASSSYLSRVMPSGVTHPSAPSNQVDDDILSMLASFKDDNDTSAKNENNGSEKVDNSGQANNAEGAPYLDPNEIFESLGDLDSLIGLDEGDGFSYGQKDEYTKNEMPSTSNVSLFCDPQHDFLELTDLEAPLF from the exons ATGTATTTTCTGAAGAGGAAGGTTATGGGTAGAAAATTCCCTTATGATGTCATTGCTGAACTTGACATTTACAAGTATGCTCCATGGGATCTACCAG ATAAATCTTTGCTCAAAAGTGGAGATTTGAAATGGTACTTTTTTAGTCCTACAGGAAAGAAATATTCCACTGGAGGGAGGATGAATCGGGCGACAGAAATTGGGTACTGGAAGACTACTGGAAAGGATAGATCAATTGAACATAAGAATCAAGTCGTGGGGATGATAAGAACATTGGTGTTTCACACTGGCAAATCCCATAAAGGAGACCGAACCGACTGGGTTATGCATGAATTCAGACTTGAAGACAAGTACCTAACTGACAAAGGCATTCCACAG AATTCCTATGTGATTTGTAGGGTATTTCAAAAGGAAGGTCCTGGTCCCAGGAATGGTGCACAGTATGGAAAACCATTTAATGAGAAAGACTGGGACAGTGAAGAGGAAGTTGATTGTCCTCAACCTGTCCCTGTTGCTGCTGTCTCTGCACCAGCCCCCATTCTACCTAGCTCATGCCATATCTCTGTAGCAAATGACATGCATCCCACGACAAGTGGATGCATTGGACTGGCCTCTTCATCATATCTATCAAGGGTGATGCCCTCTGGCGTGACACACCCTTCAGCTCCAAGCAATCAAGTTGATGATGACATTTTATCCATGCTTGCTAGTTTCAAAGATGATAACGATACATCAGCCAAGAATGAAAACAATGGATCTGAG AAGGTAGATAATTCTGGTCAGGCAAACAATGCTGAAGGTGCACCATATTTAGATCCAAATGAGATTTTCGAGAGCTTGGGAGATCTTGACAGCTTGATTGGATTGGATGAAGGAGACGGCTTTTCATATGGCCAAAAAGATGAATATACTAAAAACGAAATGCCTTCTACTAGCAATGTATCTTTGTTTTGCGACCCTCAACACGATTTCTTGGAGTTGACTGACCTAGAGGCGCCATTGTTCTAG